A window from Gossypium raimondii isolate GPD5lz chromosome 7, ASM2569854v1, whole genome shotgun sequence encodes these proteins:
- the LOC105799896 gene encoding uncharacterized protein LOC105799896: protein MGVSLEGQKVIMVPYMEAHVPKYHLWMQDPALLQATGSEPLSLQQEYDMQLSWNQDPLKKTFIILDKEMVGEKFVHVNPHVEAMVGDVNIYMNDLDDPQLAEVEIMIAEPKSRGKGLGKESVLMMMAYAVQNFRIHVFRAKIGASNGSSLSLFRKLGFKETSYSEIFKEVTLELAVTEQKQEELLQLLGSVVTHA, encoded by the exons ATGGGAGTGAGCTTGGAAGGACAGAAGGTGATAATGGTACCATACATGGAAGCACATGTCCCAAAGTACCACCTCTGGATGCAAGACCCTGCTCTCCTTCAAGCCACCGGATCAGAGCCCCTCTCCCTCCAACAGGAATACGATATGCAGCTCTCCTGGAACCAAGACCCTCTCA AGAAAACTTTCATTATTTTGGATAAGGAGATGGTCGGGGAAAAGTTTGTTCATGTAAATCCTCATGTGGAAG CCATGGTCGGGGATGTGAATATCTACATGAATGATTTGGATGACCCTCAATTAGCAGAGGTTGAAATTATGATAGCTGAACCAAAAAG CCGTGGTAAGGGCCTTGGGAAAGAGTCTGTCCTGATGATGATGGCCTATGCAGTTCAAAACTTCAGAATCCATGTCTTCCGTGCTAAAATTGGAGCATCAAATGGGTCATCTCTTAGTTTGTTTCGGAAATTG GGCTTCAAGGAGACTTCTTATAGCGAAATATTCAAGGAG GTAACATTGGAATTGGCGGTGACGGAGCAAAAGCAAGAGGAGCTTCTGCAGTTGTTGGGCAGTGTAGTTACACATGCATAG